Proteins encoded by one window of Scatophagus argus isolate fScaArg1 chromosome 8, fScaArg1.pri, whole genome shotgun sequence:
- the rnd1b gene encoding rho family GTPase 1b has translation MKERRNTQPLVVRCKLVLVGDVQCGKTAMLQVLAKDCYPETYVPTVFENYTACLELEEQRVELSLWDTSGSPYYDNVRPLCYSDSDAVLLCFDISRPDTVDSSLKKWKTEILDFCPSTRILLIGCKTDLRTDVCTLMELSNQKQTPITYEQGSAMAKQLGAEAYLECSAFTSEKSIHSVFRTAAMACINKLQPLPKTSPTRRLSKRLLHLPSKSDLLSSTFKKEKAKSCSVM, from the exons ATGAAGGAAAGGAGAAACACACAGCCGCTGGTGGTGAGGTGTAAACTCGTTCTTGTGGGAGACGTTCAATGCGGAAAAACGGCGATGTTGCAAGTCCTGGCGAAGGATTGTTACCCAGAG ACATACGTGCCCACCGTGTTTGAAAACTACACAGCCTGtctggagctggaggagcaaCGAGTGGAGCTCAGTCTGTGGGACACTTCAG GTTCTCCGTACTATGATAATGTGAGGCCCCTGTGCTACAGTGACTCAGATgcagttttgctgtgttttgacatCAGCCGTCCCGACACTGTGGACAGCAGTCTGAAGAAG TGGAAAACTGAGATCCTGGATTTCTGTCCAAGCACACGTATCCTGCTCATTGGCTGTAAGACTGACCTGCGCACAGACGTCTGCACACTGATGGAGCTGTCCAATCAGAAGCAGACCCCCATCACCTATGAGCAG GGTTCTGCTATGGCCAAGCAGCTGGGCGCAGAGGCTTACCTGGAGTGCTCAGCATTCACCTCGGAGAAAAGCATCCACAGTGTGTTCCGCACCGCAGCAATGGCCTGCATCAACAAGCTGCAGCCTCTCCCGAAGACCAGCCCCACCCGCCGCCTCTCCAAAAGACTTCTCCACCTGCCTAGCAAGTCAGATTTGCTCTCCTCCACCTTCAAGAAGGAGAAGGCCAAGAGCTGCTCGGTCATGTGA